In one Musa acuminata AAA Group cultivar baxijiao chromosome BXJ2-5, Cavendish_Baxijiao_AAA, whole genome shotgun sequence genomic region, the following are encoded:
- the LOC135612964 gene encoding membrane-anchored ubiquitin-fold protein 3-like: protein MAEEESIELKFRLFDGTDIGPNKHDPSTTVASLKEFIIARWPQDKEIAPGTINDVKLINAGKILDNNQTVAESTVSVGGISGGVITMHVVVRPPVFDKNNEKKQVKSPKHNRCGCSIL, encoded by the exons AtggcagaagaggaatcgatcgaGCTCAAATTTAGGCTCTTTGATGGCACCGACATCGGCCCGAACAAGCATGATCCTTCCACCACCGTGGCATCTCTCAAAGAATTCATAATCGCTCGATGGCCGCAAG ACAAAGAAATTGCTCCAGGAACGATAAATGATGTGAAGCTCATAAATGCGGGAAAAATACTGGACAACAACCAGACTGTTGCTGAGTCCACGGTGTCAGTTGGTGGGATTTCTGGTGGGGTAATCACTATGCACGTTGTGGTTCGGCCTCCTGTGTTTGACAAAAACAATG AGAAAAAGCAAGTCAAATCCCCAAAGCATAACAGATGTGGCTGCTCAATCCTCTGA